One Gadus morhua chromosome 13, gadMor3.0, whole genome shotgun sequence genomic window carries:
- the park7 gene encoding Parkinson disease protein 7 homolog has protein sequence MACKKALVILSKGAEEMEAVIPVDVLRRAGISVTLAGLTGKEPVQCSRNVVICPDTSLEDASKQGPYDVVLLPGGMPGAQNLAESAAVKEVLKDQDSREGLIAAICAGPTALLAHGIGFGRTVTTHPAMKDKMMAGDHYKYSEARVQKDGHFITSRGPGTSFEFALAIVEELMGAEVVAQVKAPLMLKD, from the exons ATGGCATGCAAGAAGGCATTAGTAATACTTTCTAAAGGTGCAGAAGAGATGGAAGCAGTCATTCCCGTGGACGTCCTGCGTAGAGCTGGG ATTTCTGTCACACTAGCAGGATTAACGGGGAAAGAGCCAGTCCAGTGCAGTAGAAATGTTGTCATCTGTCCGGATACAAGCTTGGAAGATGCCAGCAAACAG GGTCCTTATGACGTCGTGCTTCTTCCAGGAGGGATGCCAGGGGCCCAGAATTTGGCAGAG TCTGCTGCTGTGAAAGAGGTGCTGAAGGATCAGGATTCTAGGGAAGGCCTGATTGCAGCCATATGTGCAG GTCCCACTGCTCTTTTGGCCCATGGAATTGGCTTTGGCAGAACCGTCACCACACACCCTGCCATGAAAGACAAGATGATGGCTGGAG ACCACTACAAGTATTCAGAAGCACGTGTCCAGAAGGATGGCCATTTCATCACCAGCCGTGGTCCAGGAACCAGTTTTGAGTTTGCATTAGCCATTGTGGAGGAGCTAATGGGGGCTGAGGTTGTAGCTCAAGTCAAAGCACCACTTATGTTGAAAGACTGA